One Dysidea avara chromosome 7, odDysAvar1.4, whole genome shotgun sequence genomic region harbors:
- the LOC136262054 gene encoding HCLS1-associated protein X-1-like, translating into MSFPSFFGSFMNRSPFSGRDCVEIESDPTADSFDREVCETFREFESFFQHHNTPILQPPVEHEVPDSTYKGDESDAQSLRDSILRPPTDDLSSYDNNRSDQDLDQQLAKDPTLLDKYIPGEEPSKQKKSHSRKVTIRTSVLPDGTTETTQTVVDSDGNEETTITRSKGHQTSCGSDDFVQRLTPVPRPFEKLFDWFSFRKQ; encoded by the exons ATGAGTTTCCCGAGTTTCTTTGGGTCGTTTATGAACAGAAGTCCTTTTTCTGGTAGAGACTGTGTTGAAATAGAATCTGACCCGACAGCAGATTCGTTTGACAG AGAAGTATGCGAGACATTTCGTGAATTTGAGAGCTTCTTCCAACACCACAACACGCCAATACTACAACCACCTGTCGAGCATG AGGTTCCTGATAGTACATACAAAGGAGATGAAAGTGATGCCCAGTCATTACGTGACTCTATACTAAGGCCACCTACTGATGACTTGTCATCATACGATAACAACAGATCAGATCAAG ACCTTGACCAGCAATTGGCCAAAGACCCTACACTATTGGACAAATACATACCTGGTGAGGAACCGTCCAAGCAAAAGAAGAGCCACAGTAGAAAAGTGACCATTCGTACATCAGTTCTTCCTGATGGG ACGACAGAGACCACACAAACTGTTGTTGATTCTGATGGTAATGAAGAAACCACTATAACTAGAAGTAAAGGCCATCAGACATCATGTGGTTCTGACG ATTTTGTACAGAGATTGACTCCAGTACCTAGACCTTTTGAAAAGCTCTTTGACTGGTTTTCCTTCAGAAAACAATAA
- the LOC136262057 gene encoding uncharacterized protein, producing MQVLLLVSAVLFAVSDGKINQTMVPCKTLCITANDKHLEGYDPTLSPVFLHKPRCAVIYNMESCYYRRHTHGDDTECQPLCLPSSYKIITRQLRTGPREFTIPEDCQFTYSVCKQCKRQSNIVKFFESSRYEKEVDVGRCIGSCNGVDHVGTDLSHCVSVENETISIPNPNGITAVSVIKQCSCEASCYRFSYLEAFLERNDSNHPAVQEKIIDVGRCVGSCNNVIPGKCLSRDKKTGACLYSFSARRAVCRPSIGEDVRFINVDGKIMTIPVVKKCGCISG from the exons ATGCAAGTGCTCCTTCTAGTATCAGCTGTTCTCTTCGCAGTATCCGATGGCAAGATTAACCAAA CAATGGTACCATGCAAGACATTGTGTATAACGGCAAATGACAAGCACCTTGAAGGATATG ATCCAACGCTATCACCTGTCTTCCTTCACAAGCCAAGATGTGCAGTCATTTATAACATGGAG TCATGTTACTACAGGCGCCACACACATGGTGATGACACAGAATGTCAGCCGCTCTGCTTGCCATCATCTTATAAAATAATAACAAGACAGCTGAGAACTGGTCCACGGGAATTCACCATTCCTGAAGACTGCCAGTTTACGTATAGTGTATGCAAGCAGTGCAAAAGACAGTCAAATATAGTGAAGTTCTTTGAGTCATCAAGATATGAAAAAGAAGTTGATGTTGGTCGATGTATTGGCAGCTGTAATG GTGTTGACCATGTTGGTACTGATTTATCACACTGTGTGTCTGTTGAAAATGAGACCATATCAATTCCCAATCCTAATG GAATAACTGCAGTGTCTGTCATCAAGCAGTGCAGCTGTGAGGCCAGCTGCTACAGGTTCAGTTACCTGGAAGCATTCTTGGAAAGGAATGACAGTAATCACCCAGCAGTCCAAGAAAAG ATAATTGATGTTGGTAGATGTGTTGGCAGTTGTAATAATGTCATACCAGGAAAGTGTTTATCTAGAGA TAAAAAGACTGGAGCGTGCCTGTATTCATTTTCTGCGAGGCGGGCAGTGTGCAGACCCAGTATTGGAGAAGATGTAAGATTTATAAACGTGGATGGGAAAATCATGACGATTCCTGTAGTCAAGAAGTGTGGATGCATCAGTGGATAA
- the LOC136259868 gene encoding NADH dehydrogenase [ubiquinone] 1 alpha subcomplex subunit 8-like produces the protein MTSPTAGINMQDLEVEELNITSAVLTAGAAHFAKHCKAESDAYMMCRTGDKDPRKCLEEGKRVTQCGMEFFKLVKSTCNESFTAQWTCLEYNHHQFQHCRKTQKEFDNCMAANKK, from the coding sequence ATGACTTCTCCTACAGCTGGAATTAACATGCAGGACCTCGAGGTCGAAGAGTTAAATATCACGTCTGCTGTGCTGACGGCCGGAGCAGCTCACTTTGCGAAGCACTGCAAAGCTGAGAGTGACGCGTATATGATGTGTAGAACGGGAGACAAGGATCCAAGAAAGTGTCTGGAGGAAGGGAAACGTGTGACACAATGTGGAATGGAGTTTTTCAAGCTGGTGAAGTCAACTTGTAACGAATCATTTACTGCACAATGGACATGTCTAGAGTACAACCACCACCAGTTTCAACATTGTAGGAAAACACAGAAGGAGTTTGATAACTGTATGGCAGCAAACAAGAAATAG